From the genome of Gemmatimonadales bacterium:
CGTGTTGGCGAGCGCCTTGGAGAGGATGTCTTCCGCCACATCGTACGGCAGGCGGCCTTCGCTGAGAATGAGCAGTTCGGTCTCGGGGGCGGGGCCCCGCTCCGGTGGCAGGAGCGGATTGGCCGAAGAGTCGGGACGGGCGCCACCGACAATCCGCGGGTTGGCCTCCAGGCCGGCCTGCCAGATCAGCGTGTCGCTTGACACGCTCGGCGGAAGAAATCGGAAGGTGACCGGATCGATGAGGAGCCAGAGGCTGTCGGTGAGCTGGAGCGGCTGCTGCATCGAGCCCCACACATCTTCCACCGTCTTGCGGACCGGGAAGGCCTGAAGCTGCCGGTTGATCTTCGCCAGTTCCTGTTGCAGCGCTCCCTCCGCGGCATCGAGCACCTTTCTCGTGACGTCGATGTGGAGCACCGTGACCTCGCACTGGTCGCGCTCGGTGTTGGTGAGCGCCTCCGCCGTGACTGTGGACCGTGCCCGCAGGCGCCAGTGGTCGTCGATGCGACCGGTGACGCGGAGGGTCAGGCGCGCCCGCGGTCGCTGATCGCCGGTGCCGCACGAGGCGCTCACCTCGGGCAGCAGCGGCGGGTTGTACCAGCCCTTGCCCTCGTAGTGCAGCACCGACGACGCGGTGACCGTCGGGCCATCGAAGCCAAAGACGAACGGCTCGCGCATGACCGCGTAAGCGACGTGCACCCGGTCGTTGTCCGGGATCGCAATCCGCTCCTCGATGTTGCCGAAGGTTCCGGGCACCTCGGATTCAAGCCAGGCGAGTGCCGGCGCCAGGTTGTAGCGGACCGGGACTTCGATGCGCGAGGGCGGCACCGGGGGGAGCGATTCCGTCTCAGCGCCCGTGGCCATCGCGGGCGGCGGCGCCTCGAAGGTGCGGCCACCCTCGCACGCCACAGCGACGAGCAGGACGACCGCGCTGGTTGTTATCGGGGACAGGACACGACGGATGGTCACGCGCTGAAACCTAGCGCCGGGATGACAGTACGGTAGGGGCTTGCTAGGTTCCCCTCACGCATCCCACACCTGGAGAGCCGATTATGGCGTTCGTGATTCGCCGCCTGCATCTGACCCCGCTCGTCGCCGGGGCATCCTTCCTGGCCGCCTGCGCGCCGAGCACCCCTTCCGCCACCCCGACCCCCGTGGCCACGCCGCCGACCGTCGTGCAGGAACGCCCGGTGCCGTACCCGATGGAGGAGTCGCCCTGGTTCCGGCGTGCGGTCACCAACGAGACGCGGACCCGCACCGGCGTCCCCGGGGCCAAGTACTGGCAGCAGTGGTCCAAGTACGACCTGGCCGCCACCTATGATCCCGCCACCGGCCGCGTCACCGGCACCGGCACCATCCGCTACTACAACCGCTCGCCCCGGCAGCTCACCACGGTGTATGTCCACCTGCGTGACAATCTCTTCGGCGACAGCGCCGTGCGGAACGAGACGGTCCCGATCACCGGCGGTGTCACCGTGTCCCGGGTGGCGGTGCGCGGCGCCGACGTGCCCGAAGCGACCGACAAGGCCCGTGGCTACAAGATCAACAGCACCGTGATGTCGGTGCCGGTGCTGCCCGCGCTCGCCGCCGGCGACAGCGTCGACCTGGCGTTCAGCTGGAGCCTGACCGTGCCACCCGACGGCGCGCCCCGCGGCGGCCGCACTGACGACCTCGCCTACATCAGCTACTGGTACCCGCAGATGGCGGTGTACGACGACGTGGTCGGCTGGCAGACCGACCCGTACATGGGGAACGCCGAGTTCTACATGGGATACGGCAGTTACGATGTGTCGCTGACGGTGCCGGCCGGTTACCTCATTGGCGCCACCGGCACGCTCACCAACGCGGCCGATGTCCTCACGCCGCAGACACGGCAGCGACTGGCGCTCGCCCGCACCGCGGACACCGTGGTGCACGTGGTGGCCGAGGGGGATCGCGGCCCGGGCAAGGCCACCCAGGGCGGCAAGATGCTGACCTGGCGGTTCCACGCCGACACCGTCCGCGATTTTGCCTGGGGCGTGTCCGACAAGTTCGTCTGGGATGCGACGCGCGCGGTGGTGGGCGACCGCGACGGGAACGGCACCGCCGACACCGCCGCCATCCACACCTTCTGGCTCCCGGGCAACGCCACCTCCAAGTGGTCCCAGGACGCGCGGTACGCCCGGCACTCGATCGAGTTCCTCTCCAGCTATCTCTGGCCCTATCCCTGGCCGCAGATGACCGCCATGCAGGGCCCCGAGTCGTGCGGCGGCATGGAGTACCCGATGATCACCTGCATCGGCGGTTTCCAGTCCGACACCTTCGCGCTCTATGGCGTCACGGTGCACGAGCTGGCCCACATGTGGTTCCCGATGCAGGTCGGATCCGACGAGAAGCGCCACGCCTGGCAGGACGAGGGCCTGACCGAGTTCAACGGCCTGCAGGGCGAGGCGGACTTCTTCGCCGGCCGCGACGCCGAGGCGCGGGACAAGAATGTGTACACGCAGGTGGCGCGCATGGGGATCGAGGAGCCGATGATGCGCCACGGCGACCGCTACGACACGAACATCGGCTATGGCGTCGCGAGCTACATGAAGCCCTCCAACATCCTGATGATGCTCCGCGGCATGCTGGGGCCGGAGCTGTTCCAGCAGGCGTACCGGACCTACGGCAGCCGGTGGAAGTACCGGCACCCGACGCCCTGGGACTTCTTCTACACCTTCGAGGATGTGAGCGGCCAGGATCTCGGCTGGTTCTGGCGCACCTGGTTCTGGGAGACGTGGACCGTGGACCAGTCGGTGGGCAGCGTGACCCCGGGCCCGAACGGCACCACCATCGTCATCGTGGACAAGGGGCTCGCCCCGATGCCGGGCGAGGTGAAGGTGACGCGGAGCGACAGCACCGCCGTGATGGAAAAGATTCCGGTCAAGTATTGGCTCGACGGTCACGCCAGCTACAGCTTCACGGTCACCGGAGCGCCGGTCGTCAAGGTCGAGGTGGATCCGGAGCAGAAGCTCTCCGACGTCGACCGGAAGAACAACAGCTGGAGTCCATGAACCGCCGGTGGTTCACGACGACGATCGGCGCGTGCCTGCTGCTGGCCGCGCCGGTGTCGGCACAGGGTACCGATCCGGTCCCCGCATCCATCCGCGCGCGGGTCAACGCCCTGCAGCTGCACGACGGTGACGTGACGGTCCTCAGCATACCGCTCCAGACCGGCACGATTCTCTCCCAGTTCTACGCCCTCCGGGACTTCCAGCCGGCTTGGGGGTCATCCGACCGCATCGACGGGCTGCTCCAGGCCATCCGCGCCGCGCGCGCGGATGGGCTCGAGCCCCGGGACTACCTGCTTGACCCGCTCACCCAGCTCGCCCCCTTCGCACTCACGCCGGCGGCATCGGCCGCGCTCAAGGCGGACTTTGACCTCCTGGCCACCGAGGCGCTGATTCGCCTCTGGTCCTCCCTCACGGTCGGCAAGGTGGACCCCGCCGCGCTCGACACGACCTGGCATATTCCTGTCGCGCCGCTCCCCCCAGACGTAGCGGGGACCATCGAGGCGATCGCCACGTCGGACACGATGCCGGCAGCCATCGCCGCGCTCGGACCCCGTCACCCGCTCTACCTCCGCCTGCGGAGCGACCTCGCCCGGTATCGGGCGCTGGAAGCCAGCGGGGGATGGGAGCCGATCCCGGCCGGCCCGAACCTGGAGGAAGGGCAAAGTG
Proteins encoded in this window:
- a CDS encoding DUF4403 family protein, which gives rise to MTIRRVLSPITTSAVVLLVAVACEGGRTFEAPPPAMATGAETESLPPVPPSRIEVPVRYNLAPALAWLESEVPGTFGNIEERIAIPDNDRVHVAYAVMREPFVFGFDGPTVTASSVLHYEGKGWYNPPLLPEVSASCGTGDQRPRARLTLRVTGRIDDHWRLRARSTVTAEALTNTERDQCEVTVLHIDVTRKVLDAAEGALQQELAKINRQLQAFPVRKTVEDVWGSMQQPLQLTDSLWLLIDPVTFRFLPPSVSSDTLIWQAGLEANPRIVGGARPDSSANPLLPPERGPAPETELLILSEGRLPYDVAEDILSKALANTKIKVGRHKMAIRHLKPTPLGDGRVVVALTVSGAANGTLYAIGHPQIDSAGMLTMPDLTIDAGTTDALTGALAWLASTDKVTGLLRESIQVNLAPTIEKGRQLAEENMNRELAPGLFLRTTLSSATPVGVWAGPDALIARVIVRGQGAIDLELYPPEASPK
- a CDS encoding M1 family metallopeptidase: MAFVIRRLHLTPLVAGASFLAACAPSTPSATPTPVATPPTVVQERPVPYPMEESPWFRRAVTNETRTRTGVPGAKYWQQWSKYDLAATYDPATGRVTGTGTIRYYNRSPRQLTTVYVHLRDNLFGDSAVRNETVPITGGVTVSRVAVRGADVPEATDKARGYKINSTVMSVPVLPALAAGDSVDLAFSWSLTVPPDGAPRGGRTDDLAYISYWYPQMAVYDDVVGWQTDPYMGNAEFYMGYGSYDVSLTVPAGYLIGATGTLTNAADVLTPQTRQRLALARTADTVVHVVAEGDRGPGKATQGGKMLTWRFHADTVRDFAWGVSDKFVWDATRAVVGDRDGNGTADTAAIHTFWLPGNATSKWSQDARYARHSIEFLSSYLWPYPWPQMTAMQGPESCGGMEYPMITCIGGFQSDTFALYGVTVHELAHMWFPMQVGSDEKRHAWQDEGLTEFNGLQGEADFFAGRDAEARDKNVYTQVARMGIEEPMMRHGDRYDTNIGYGVASYMKPSNILMMLRGMLGPELFQQAYRTYGSRWKYRHPTPWDFFYTFEDVSGQDLGWFWRTWFWETWTVDQSVGSVTPGPNGTTIVIVDKGLAPMPGEVKVTRSDSTAVMEKIPVKYWLDGHASYSFTVTGAPVVKVEVDPEQKLSDVDRKNNSWSP